In Arcobacter ellisii, a genomic segment contains:
- a CDS encoding ComEC/Rec2 family competence protein — protein sequence MFQVNILKAGSGDSILIRYKSGNSEKYILIDGGVGEIYTKEIKHIIAGLNQLDLIIVTHIDRDHIGGINKLLSSKNSIKLKEVIFNSANLIKKNNSNLISISDGINLVEHLKKQNIKVNDVPVIIGSKRIDNDFTVEFLSPSIESLIQLEKNWSEIEKEQKSTLMTSSKKIDNRNLDEIANDKFEEVNYKNDIANWSSLAFEVKYKDICILFLGDAKNSVIVNTLKNNGYSSNKKFKIDYIKLSHHGSKYNTSIEFLELVNCNHFIFSTNGTDQNPHIQTIARILCNKGRDVNQKIYLYFNYPREQYESKKVRLLTKEEEEKYNCECVFDKNIFELEE from the coding sequence ATGTTTCAAGTAAATATTTTGAAAGCAGGTAGTGGAGATTCAATTTTAATAAGATATAAAAGTGGCAATAGTGAAAAATATATTTTAATAGATGGTGGTGTAGGTGAAATTTATACAAAAGAAATCAAACATATAATAGCGGGTTTAAACCAATTAGACTTAATAATTGTAACCCATATAGATAGAGATCATATAGGAGGAATTAATAAACTTCTTAGTAGTAAAAATTCTATAAAACTAAAAGAAGTCATTTTTAATTCAGCAAATTTAATTAAAAAGAATAATTCGAATTTAATTTCTATTTCAGATGGAATAAACTTAGTAGAACACTTAAAAAAACAAAATATAAAAGTAAATGATGTACCAGTAATTATTGGTTCTAAACGGATAGATAATGATTTTACAGTTGAATTTTTATCTCCTAGTATAGAATCTTTAATTCAGTTAGAAAAAAATTGGTCAGAAATTGAAAAAGAACAAAAAAGTACACTAATGACATCCTCTAAAAAAATTGACAATAGAAATTTAGATGAAATAGCAAATGATAAATTTGAAGAAGTAAACTATAAAAATGATATTGCAAATTGGAGTAGCTTAGCTTTTGAAGTTAAATATAAAGATATTTGTATTTTATTTTTAGGAGATGCAAAAAATAGTGTTATTGTAAATACATTAAAAAATAATGGTTATTCTTCAAATAAAAAATTTAAAATAGATTATATTAAATTATCACATCATGGAAGTAAATATAATACAAGTATAGAGTTTTTGGAATTGGTTAACTGTAATCATTTTATATTTTCAACAAATGGAACAGATCAAAACCCACACATACAAACAATTGCTCGAATATTATGCAATAAAGGAAGAGATGTAAATCAAAAGATATATTTATATTTTAACTATCCAAGAGAGCAATATGAATCAAAGAAAGTAAGATTATTAACAAAAGAGGAAGAAGAAAAATATAACTGTGAATGTGTATTTGATAAAAATATTTTTGAGCTAGAGGAATAA